A genomic stretch from Bradyrhizobium quebecense includes:
- a CDS encoding methyltransferase domain-containing protein produces the protein MAPRLFLSSGDLVADRRYEFARDLQLKGDLPAAAELLEQAIELVPKFLSAWYTLGKIRLELGQRDAAIAAFRAARDADPEDRHGAGLHLMQLGVEAVGAMPPGYVQTLFDQYAPRFEAALVGDLGYRGPALLFKAVLSVRASARKPAFFKRAIDLGCGTGLAAAAFAEHVDRFIGIDLSPRMIDKSRATGLYAELEVDDMLKGISRKPDASAELILAADAMVYVADLAPVLAEAARVLVAGGVLAFTTETHDSEGVILGEGLRYAHSAAYVRAAVAAAGLTLALLDDLSARNEDNIPAPGLVAVATKA, from the coding sequence ATGGCCCCCCGCCTGTTTCTGTCCTCCGGCGACCTCGTTGCCGACCGCCGCTACGAGTTCGCGCGCGACCTGCAATTGAAGGGCGATCTGCCGGCTGCCGCCGAGCTGCTCGAACAGGCGATCGAGCTGGTGCCGAAATTCCTGTCGGCCTGGTACACGCTGGGCAAGATCCGCCTCGAGCTCGGCCAGCGCGATGCGGCGATCGCAGCCTTCCGCGCCGCGCGCGACGCCGATCCCGAAGACCGCCATGGCGCCGGCCTGCATCTGATGCAGCTCGGCGTCGAGGCCGTCGGCGCGATGCCGCCGGGCTATGTGCAGACGCTGTTCGATCAATATGCGCCGCGCTTCGAGGCCGCGCTGGTCGGCGATCTCGGCTATCGCGGCCCGGCGCTGCTGTTCAAGGCGGTGCTGTCGGTGCGCGCCTCAGCAAGGAAGCCGGCGTTCTTCAAGCGCGCGATCGATCTCGGCTGCGGCACCGGACTGGCGGCCGCAGCATTCGCCGAGCACGTCGATCGCTTCATCGGCATCGACCTGTCGCCGCGCATGATCGACAAGTCGCGCGCCACCGGGCTCTATGCCGAGCTCGAGGTCGACGACATGCTGAAGGGCATTTCGCGCAAGCCGGACGCCAGCGCTGAACTGATCCTCGCTGCGGACGCGATGGTCTATGTCGCCGATCTCGCGCCCGTGCTCGCCGAGGCCGCGCGCGTGCTGGTCGCGGGCGGCGTGCTCGCCTTCACGACAGAGACCCATGACAGCGAGGGTGTCATCCTCGGCGAGGGGCTGCGCTACGCCCACAGTGCAGCTTACGTGCGCGCCGCGGTCGCCGCCGCGGGGCTGACGTTGGCGCTGCTCGACGATCTCTCGGCGCGCAATGAGGACAACATCCCGGCGCCCGGGCTCGTCGCCGTCGCGACCAAGGCGTGA
- a CDS encoding ligase-associated DNA damage response DEXH box helicase — protein sequence MSTLDLFSVTPSETADLLPRRFRDWFASRGWSPREHQLALLAKAREERSALLIAPTGAGKTLAGFLPTLVELSGEGSAANPQTRTRSPPPPLRRRSTPPDAQSRVGGRRERGMPLAPDDTAYPSPQPSPARGEGALAAGASQSLISIGRSVRRSSGLHTLYISPLKALAVDIARNLETPVAEMGLPIRIETRTGDTPVSRRQRQRRYPPDILLTTPEQLALLLASDDAPFLFSSLKRVVLDELHALVTSKRGDLLSLGLARLRTIAPQARAIGLSATVAEPEQLARFLVPQPGGESVSAAVVIAGGAAPPVVEMLDTRERLPWSGHSARHALPEVYELIKRNKTTLVFVNTRSQAEMLFQDLWRMNDDGLAIALHHGSLDVAQRRKVEDAMAAGRLRGVVCTSSLDLGVDWGDVDLVINIGAPKGSSRLMQRIGRANHRFDEASRAVLVPANRFEVLECAVAIDAIAENAQDTPPLRSGALDVLAQHVLGCACGKPFLSDELYDEVRTAAPYASLARTDFDDVVDFVATGGYALKTYERFARIKQDKQGRWRVTNPKVRQSYRLNVGTIVEETMLKVRLVRSRAGGQGKSGGSTGAIARGGRMLGEIEEVFIEGLVPGDTFVFGGEVVRYEALVEDQVYVSRANDKDAKVPSYMGGKFPLSTYLAERVRKLLDNSRAWNALPDQVHDWLSLQRKFSRVPAVRELLVETFPRGGSHYLVCYPFEGRLAHQTLGMLLTRRLERARPLGFVANEYALAVWGVGDLSFMIRHGKLDLNALFDPDMLGDDLEAWLAESALMKRTFRNCAIISGLIARRFTDEEKSRRQVLFSTDLIYDVLRKHQADHVLLRAARGDAATGLLDLRRLSDMLSRIHGRITHKDLDHVSPLAVPALLEIGRESVYGEASDELLAEAAEELVREATT from the coding sequence GTGTCGACGCTCGATCTCTTTTCCGTCACGCCGTCGGAAACGGCCGATCTCTTGCCGCGCCGGTTTCGCGACTGGTTCGCCTCGCGCGGCTGGTCGCCGCGCGAGCATCAGCTCGCGCTGCTGGCGAAGGCGCGTGAGGAGCGTTCGGCGCTGCTGATCGCGCCTACGGGGGCGGGCAAGACGCTGGCGGGGTTCTTGCCGACGTTGGTGGAGTTGAGTGGGGAGGGAAGTGCTGCGAATCCGCAGACCCGCACACGATCGCCACCTCCCCCCTTGCGGCGGAGGTCGACACCCCCTGACGCGCAATCGCGCGTCGGGGGGCGGCGGGAGAGGGGTATGCCGCTTGCTCCGGACGATACGGCTTACCCCTCTCCCCAGCCCTCCCCCGCAAGGGGGGAGGGAGCCCTCGCAGCGGGGGCCTCCCAAAGTCTCATCTCCATCGGCCGCAGCGTTCGCCGCTCCAGCGGGCTGCACACGCTCTACATCTCACCGCTGAAGGCGCTTGCGGTCGACATCGCGCGCAATCTGGAGACGCCGGTTGCCGAGATGGGGCTGCCGATCAGGATCGAGACCCGCACCGGCGACACGCCGGTGTCGCGGCGGCAGCGGCAGCGGCGTTATCCGCCGGACATTCTGCTCACCACGCCGGAGCAGCTGGCGCTGCTGCTGGCGTCCGACGACGCGCCTTTCCTGTTCTCTTCGCTGAAGCGCGTCGTGCTCGACGAGCTGCATGCGCTGGTCACCTCCAAGCGCGGCGATCTGCTGTCGCTCGGTCTCGCGCGGCTCCGGACCATCGCACCGCAGGCGCGCGCCATCGGCCTCTCGGCGACGGTGGCCGAGCCGGAACAGCTCGCGCGTTTCCTGGTGCCGCAGCCGGGCGGCGAGAGCGTGTCCGCCGCCGTCGTCATCGCCGGCGGCGCCGCGCCGCCGGTGGTCGAGATGCTCGACACCCGGGAACGGCTGCCGTGGTCTGGCCACAGTGCGCGCCACGCACTGCCCGAGGTCTATGAGCTGATCAAGCGCAACAAGACCACGTTGGTGTTCGTCAACACCCGAAGCCAGGCCGAAATGCTGTTCCAGGATCTGTGGCGCATGAACGACGACGGGCTTGCGATCGCGCTGCATCACGGCTCGCTCGACGTCGCGCAGCGCCGCAAGGTCGAGGACGCGATGGCCGCCGGCCGGCTGCGCGGCGTGGTCTGCACATCCTCGCTCGATCTCGGCGTCGACTGGGGCGATGTCGATCTCGTCATCAATATCGGCGCGCCCAAAGGCTCGTCGCGGCTGATGCAGCGGATCGGCCGCGCCAACCACCGCTTCGACGAGGCCTCGCGCGCCGTGCTGGTGCCGGCCAACCGGTTCGAGGTGCTGGAATGCGCCGTCGCGATCGACGCCATCGCCGAGAATGCGCAGGACACGCCGCCGCTGCGCTCGGGCGCGCTCGACGTGCTGGCCCAGCACGTGCTCGGCTGCGCCTGCGGCAAGCCGTTCCTGTCCGACGAACTCTATGACGAAGTCAGGACCGCGGCGCCCTATGCGTCGCTGGCGCGGACCGATTTCGACGACGTGGTCGACTTCGTCGCGACCGGCGGCTACGCGCTGAAGACCTATGAGCGCTTCGCACGGATCAAGCAGGACAAGCAGGGCCGTTGGCGCGTCACCAATCCCAAGGTGCGGCAGAGCTACCGTCTCAATGTCGGCACCATCGTCGAGGAGACTATGCTGAAGGTGCGGCTGGTGCGTTCGCGTGCCGGCGGGCAAGGGAAAAGCGGAGGCTCGACCGGCGCGATCGCGCGCGGCGGCCGAATGCTCGGCGAGATCGAGGAGGTCTTCATCGAGGGGCTCGTGCCCGGCGACACTTTTGTCTTTGGCGGTGAGGTGGTGCGCTACGAGGCCTTGGTCGAGGACCAGGTCTATGTCTCCCGCGCCAATGATAAAGATGCAAAAGTGCCGTCCTATATGGGCGGCAAGTTTCCGCTCTCGACCTATCTCGCCGAACGCGTCCGCAAATTGCTCGACAACAGCCGGGCCTGGAACGCGCTGCCGGACCAGGTGCACGACTGGCTGTCGCTGCAGCGAAAATTCTCGCGGGTACCTGCGGTGCGCGAGCTCCTGGTGGAAACCTTTCCGCGCGGCGGCAGCCATTACCTGGTCTGCTATCCCTTCGAGGGCCGGCTCGCGCATCAGACGCTCGGCATGCTGCTGACGCGCCGGCTGGAGCGCGCCCGTCCGCTCGGCTTCGTCGCCAACGAATATGCGCTCGCGGTCTGGGGCGTCGGCGATCTCTCCTTCATGATCCGGCACGGCAAGCTCGATCTCAATGCGCTGTTCGACCCCGACATGCTCGGCGACGATCTCGAGGCGTGGCTTGCGGAATCCGCACTGATGAAGCGCACCTTCCGCAACTGCGCCATCATCTCCGGGCTGATCGCGCGCCGCTTCACCGACGAGGAGAAGTCGCGCCGTCAGGTGCTGTTCTCGACCGATTTGATCTACGACGTGCTGCGCAAGCACCAGGCCGACCATGTGCTGCTGCGCGCCGCGCGCGGCGATGCCGCCACGGGACTGCTCGATCTCCGCCGTCTCAGCGACATGCTTTCGCGCATCCACGGCCGAATCACCCACAAGGACCTCGACCACGTTTCTCCGCTTGCCGTGCCCGCGCTGCTGGAAATCGGCCGCGAGTCAGTTTATGGCGAAGCATCCGACGAGCTTCTGGCCGAGGCGGCCGAGGAACTCGTGCGGGAGGCGACGACGTAA
- a CDS encoding MBL fold metallo-hydrolase, with amino-acid sequence MQLRFVGCGDAFGSGGRFNTCFHVSGERVNFLIDCGASSLPALKRLEIDRDAIDLILITHFHGDHFAGLPFFLLDAQFSRRTRPLVIAGPQGIETKLPEVMEVMFEHSSKTRQRFDLSVVTLAPQERRGFGEVSVTPYPVVHGESGGPFLAYRIEAEDRVVSYSADTEWTDALIPAAQNADLFIAEAYTYDKMVKNHLSLKTLEAHLPAINARRVVLTHMSDDMLGRVDNLPYTAASDGMVVVF; translated from the coding sequence ATGCAATTGCGATTTGTCGGCTGCGGCGATGCATTCGGCTCCGGGGGCCGCTTCAACACCTGCTTCCATGTCAGCGGCGAGCGCGTCAATTTCCTGATCGACTGCGGCGCGTCCTCGCTGCCGGCACTGAAGCGGCTCGAGATCGACCGCGACGCAATCGACCTGATCCTGATCACGCATTTCCACGGCGATCATTTTGCCGGCCTGCCGTTCTTCCTGCTCGACGCGCAATTCTCCCGCCGCACCCGGCCGCTGGTGATTGCCGGGCCGCAAGGCATCGAAACGAAGCTGCCTGAGGTGATGGAGGTGATGTTCGAGCATTCTTCCAAAACCAGACAGCGCTTCGATCTGTCCGTCGTCACGCTCGCGCCGCAGGAGCGGCGCGGCTTCGGCGAGGTGAGCGTGACGCCCTATCCTGTGGTGCATGGCGAGTCCGGCGGGCCATTTCTCGCCTATCGCATCGAGGCGGAAGACCGTGTCGTCAGCTACAGCGCCGACACCGAGTGGACCGACGCGCTGATCCCAGCCGCGCAGAACGCCGACCTCTTCATCGCCGAAGCCTATACCTACGACAAAATGGTCAAGAACCATCTCAGCCTGAAAACGCTGGAAGCGCATTTGCCCGCCATCAACGCCAGGCGCGTGGTGCTGACCCATATGAGCGACGACATGCTCGGCCGCGTCGACAACCTGCCCTACACGGCGGCGAGTGACGGCATGGTCGTGGTGTTCTGA
- a CDS encoding ABC transporter substrate-binding protein — MKKHTRREFGATALSVIAASVLPAPFVRAADKKYDPGAGDTEIKLGQTVPHSGPGSLYGVLGRVGEAYFQMLNDKGGINGRKVKFLTMDDAYSAPKCVEATRRLVEQEEVLALYGSLGTAPQTAVHKYLNSKGVPQLLLNTGASKWNDPKNFKWTMAGLPLYPTEARILAKHVVSVKPSAKVGILYQNDDFGRDFLGPFKKVLADAGGKAQVIMEQTYDLTDPTVDSQLINLSKSGADVFYNITTGKATSQSIRKVAELGWKPLQLLSAGSTGRSILSAAGLENAKDIVAIRYNKEVGVPRYEKDADVVAFEELRKKYLPNIDPDNTIAFAGYGQAATMGEILRRCGDDLTRANVLKHATTLAGFHSPYFLDGINYSYTPDDYTPMKTLYVSIFNGKDWDLLGEPMTE, encoded by the coding sequence ATGAAAAAGCATACACGGCGCGAGTTCGGCGCCACTGCATTGTCTGTCATCGCAGCGTCCGTGCTGCCCGCGCCGTTCGTCCGGGCCGCCGACAAGAAGTACGATCCGGGTGCTGGTGACACCGAGATCAAGCTCGGCCAGACCGTGCCGCATTCCGGTCCCGGCTCGCTCTATGGCGTGCTGGGCCGCGTCGGCGAGGCCTATTTCCAGATGCTGAACGACAAGGGCGGCATCAACGGCCGCAAGGTGAAATTCCTCACCATGGACGACGCCTACAGCGCGCCGAAATGCGTCGAGGCGACGCGCCGCCTGGTCGAGCAGGAAGAGGTGCTGGCGCTCTACGGCTCGCTCGGCACCGCGCCGCAGACTGCCGTGCACAAATACCTCAATTCCAAGGGCGTTCCCCAACTGCTGTTGAACACCGGCGCCTCGAAATGGAACGACCCGAAGAATTTCAAATGGACCATGGCGGGCCTGCCGCTCTATCCGACCGAAGCCCGCATTCTCGCCAAGCATGTCGTCAGCGTGAAGCCGAGCGCCAAGGTCGGCATCCTCTACCAGAACGACGATTTCGGCCGCGACTTCCTCGGCCCGTTCAAGAAGGTGCTGGCCGATGCCGGCGGCAAGGCACAGGTGATCATGGAGCAGACCTACGATCTCACCGATCCGACGGTCGATTCCCAGCTCATCAATCTCTCGAAGTCGGGCGCCGACGTCTTCTACAACATCACCACCGGCAAGGCGACGTCGCAGTCGATCCGCAAGGTGGCCGAGCTCGGCTGGAAGCCGTTGCAATTGTTGTCGGCGGGCTCGACCGGCCGCTCGATCCTGAGCGCCGCGGGTCTCGAGAACGCCAAGGACATCGTCGCGATCCGCTACAACAAGGAAGTCGGCGTGCCCCGCTACGAGAAGGATGCCGATGTGGTCGCGTTCGAGGAGCTGCGCAAGAAGTACCTGCCGAACATCGATCCCGACAACACCATCGCCTTCGCCGGCTACGGCCAGGCGGCGACGATGGGCGAGATCCTGCGCCGCTGCGGCGACGATCTGACCCGCGCCAACGTGCTGAAGCATGCCACCACGCTGGCCGGCTTCCACTCGCCCTATTTCCTCGACGGCATCAATTACAGCTATACGCCCGACGACTACACGCCGATGAAGACGCTCTATGTCTCGATCTTCAACGGCAAGGACTGGGACCTCTTGGGCGAGCCGATGACGGAGTAG
- a CDS encoding ATP-dependent DNA ligase, whose translation MNRFAELLDRLAYEPGRNNKIKLLVAYFRETEDPDRGYALAALTGALSFKHAKPGLIRDLITERADPVLFGYSYDYVGDLSETVALMWPKAELPGHNNPPPPTLTDVVTTLRTLGKADLPAQLARWLDELDETGRWALLKLVTGAMRIGISARLAKTAAATLGDKDPHEIEWPGLSPPYLELFAWLEGRGDQPINRDPTPFRPVMLAHAIEDSDFANLDAADFSAEWKWDGIRVQAVAGRDARGHIQARLYSRTGEDITGSFPDLVPSLHLQDILDLKHDDSRKPLHTFRHHASFAIDGELLVLRDGRVQTFNVLQQRLNRKVVSPKLIKEFPIHLRAYDLLGDGENDLRELPFTERRAHLEAFVDKLNDPRIDLSPTVPFASWEELAAARADPKSAGAGDDADAVEGVMLKRRDAPYLPGRPKGPWWKWKRDPHVIDAVLMYAQRGHGKRSSYYSDYTFGVWTRGDAGDELVPVGKAYFGFTDEELLQIDRFVRRNTTEKFGPVRHVVHEPDQGLVLEVAFEGLQRSPRHKSGVAMRFPRISRLRWDKPPREADRLETLERMLISMTGS comes from the coding sequence ATGAACCGCTTTGCCGAGCTGCTCGACCGCCTGGCCTACGAGCCGGGCCGCAACAACAAGATCAAGCTGCTGGTTGCCTATTTCCGCGAGACCGAGGATCCCGACCGCGGCTACGCGCTGGCGGCGCTGACCGGTGCGCTGTCGTTCAAGCACGCCAAGCCGGGCTTGATCCGCGACCTGATCACCGAACGCGCCGACCCGGTGCTGTTCGGCTACTCCTATGATTACGTCGGCGATCTCTCGGAAACCGTCGCGCTGATGTGGCCGAAGGCGGAGCTGCCGGGCCACAACAACCCGCCTCCTCCCACCCTCACCGACGTCGTCACCACGCTGCGCACGCTCGGCAAGGCTGATTTGCCGGCGCAGCTGGCGCGCTGGCTGGACGAGCTCGACGAGACCGGGCGCTGGGCGCTGCTGAAGCTCGTCACCGGCGCGATGCGGATCGGGATCTCGGCGCGGCTGGCGAAGACCGCAGCGGCCACACTCGGCGACAAGGATCCGCACGAGATCGAGTGGCCCGGCCTGTCGCCGCCCTATCTCGAATTGTTCGCCTGGCTCGAAGGCCGCGGCGACCAGCCGATCAATCGTGATCCGACACCGTTCCGCCCGGTGATGCTGGCGCATGCGATCGAGGATAGCGATTTCGCCAATCTCGACGCCGCCGATTTCAGCGCGGAATGGAAGTGGGACGGCATCCGCGTGCAGGCTGTCGCCGGCCGCGATGCGCGCGGCCACATCCAGGCGCGGCTCTATTCACGCACCGGCGAGGATATCACCGGCAGCTTCCCCGACCTCGTGCCGTCGCTGCATCTGCAAGATATTCTAGATTTGAAGCATGATGACTCCCGAAAACCGCTTCACACTTTTCGGCATCATGCTTCATTCGCGATCGACGGCGAATTGCTGGTGCTGCGCGACGGTCGCGTGCAGACCTTCAACGTGTTGCAGCAGCGACTGAACCGGAAGGTGGTTTCGCCGAAGCTGATCAAGGAATTTCCGATCCATCTGCGCGCCTACGACCTGCTCGGCGACGGCGAAAACGATCTGCGCGAGCTGCCTTTCACCGAGCGGCGCGCGCATCTCGAAGCCTTCGTCGACAAGCTGAACGACCCGCGCATCGATCTGTCACCGACGGTTCCGTTCGCGAGCTGGGAAGAACTGGCCGCAGCGCGCGCCGATCCGAAGAGCGCCGGCGCCGGCGACGATGCCGACGCAGTCGAGGGCGTGATGCTGAAGCGGCGCGACGCGCCCTACCTGCCCGGGCGGCCAAAAGGCCCATGGTGGAAGTGGAAGCGCGATCCGCACGTCATCGACGCGGTGCTGATGTATGCCCAGCGCGGCCACGGCAAGCGCTCGTCCTATTACTCCGACTACACGTTCGGGGTCTGGACCCGTGGCGATGCCGGCGACGAACTGGTGCCGGTCGGCAAAGCCTATTTCGGCTTCACCGACGAGGAACTGTTGCAGATCGATCGCTTCGTCCGCCGCAACACCACCGAGAAGTTCGGCCCGGTGCGACATGTCGTGCACGAGCCGGATCAGGGGCTGGTGCTGGAAGTCGCCTTCGAGGGCCTGCAACGCTCGCCGCGTCACAAATCCGGCGTCGCGATGCGCTTCCCCCGGATCAGCCGCCTGCGCTGGGACAAGCCGCCGCGCGAAGCCGACCGGCTGGAGACGCTTGAACGGATGTTAATCTCCATGACAGGAAGTTAA
- a CDS encoding ligase-associated DNA damage response exonuclease yields the protein MRPQDILMPVPAGLCCKPGGFHIDPVRPVERALITHGHSDHARAGHGAVLATQETLDMMRLRYGENFAGTTQAVAYGEEIRLGDVTVTFHPAGHVLGSAQISVTCKDTRIVASGDYKDARDPTCAPFELVPCDVFITEATFGLPVFRHGDAADEVKKLQASVRLFPERAHLVGAYSLGKAQRVIALLREAGYDAPIYLHGAMEKITYYYQERGIPLGELRPARGMKKAELAGTITLAPPSATSDVWTRRFPDPVTAFASGWMRVRARARQGGVELPLVISDHADWDGLTATIAATGAGEIWVTHGQEDALVHWCKSKGLAARPLDLVGYGDEDEGETAPITGEAQPIGEAQPAGEAET from the coding sequence ATGCGCCCGCAAGACATCCTGATGCCCGTCCCGGCCGGGCTTTGCTGCAAGCCCGGCGGCTTCCACATCGATCCTGTCAGGCCGGTCGAACGGGCGCTGATCACGCATGGCCATTCCGATCATGCGCGGGCGGGGCATGGCGCAGTGCTTGCGACCCAGGAAACGCTCGACATGATGCGGCTGCGCTACGGCGAGAATTTCGCCGGCACGACGCAGGCGGTCGCTTACGGCGAGGAGATCAGGCTCGGCGACGTCACGGTGACGTTTCATCCCGCCGGGCACGTGTTGGGCTCCGCCCAGATATCGGTCACATGCAAGGATACAAGGATCGTCGCCTCCGGCGACTACAAGGACGCACGCGACCCGACCTGCGCGCCGTTCGAGCTCGTCCCTTGCGACGTCTTCATCACGGAGGCGACCTTTGGCCTGCCGGTGTTTCGCCATGGCGATGCCGCCGATGAGGTGAAGAAGCTGCAGGCGTCGGTCAGGCTGTTTCCGGAGCGCGCGCATCTGGTCGGCGCCTATTCGCTCGGCAAGGCGCAGCGCGTGATCGCGCTGCTGCGCGAGGCCGGCTACGACGCGCCGATCTACCTGCACGGCGCGATGGAGAAGATCACCTATTATTACCAGGAGCGCGGCATCCCGCTCGGCGAGCTCCGGCCCGCGCGCGGCATGAAGAAGGCCGAACTCGCCGGCACCATCACGCTGGCGCCGCCGAGCGCGACCTCCGATGTCTGGACGCGGCGCTTCCCCGATCCGGTCACCGCCTTCGCCTCGGGCTGGATGCGCGTCCGCGCCCGGGCGCGGCAGGGCGGCGTCGAGCTGCCGCTGGTGATCTCGGATCATGCCGACTGGGACGGGCTGACGGCGACGATCGCCGCCACCGGCGCCGGCGAGATCTGGGTCACCCACGGCCAGGAAGACGCGCTGGTGCATTGGTGCAAGAGCAAGGGCCTTGCCGCGCGGCCGCTCGATCTGGTCGGCTATGGCGACGAGGATGAGGGCGAGACGGCACCGATTACCGGCGAGGCACAGCCCATCGGCGAGGCACAGCCCGCCGGCGAGGCCGAAACATGA
- a CDS encoding DUF6460 domain-containing protein, which produces MPNDVRDLPAGQSQSDGLYRFLGGSPLSVAFRLILLSILVGVVLAAIGLDPWNILNSVRRLFQTIWDFGFDAINWAWRYFLLGAVIVIPIWLLSRLFGAPRGR; this is translated from the coding sequence ATGCCGAACGACGTCAGGGACTTGCCGGCCGGCCAGAGCCAGAGTGACGGCCTGTACCGCTTTCTCGGCGGATCGCCGCTCTCGGTGGCGTTCCGGCTGATCCTGCTCTCGATCCTGGTCGGCGTCGTGCTTGCCGCGATCGGCCTCGACCCGTGGAATATCCTCAACAGCGTCCGCAGGCTGTTCCAGACCATCTGGGATTTCGGCTTCGACGCGATCAACTGGGCCTGGCGCTACTTCCTGCTCGGCGCCGTGATCGTGATCCCGATCTGGCTGTTGTCGCGGCTGTTCGGCGCGCCGCGCGGCCGCTGA
- a CDS encoding MATE family efflux transporter, with protein sequence MHAPIHPKITTRQVFAIAGPAMVANLTTPLIGIVSTTAIGRLDDAALLGGVAMASVIFDCLFWLFAFLRMSTLAFTAQAQGAGEPQEYAAILVRGFIVAGLIGATLIALQVPLAAVTFQLMGGSEGVTRAAKTYFMIRIWSAPLALANYVILGWLVGQARANLALALQIVINLINMAATVLLVQVYGAGIAGAAIAAVLAETTGFAVGIVVAWRISQTGFAVPAATLFDRGKLMRMLAVNRDIMVRTAALIVVFLFFTAKGAREGDVTLAANSVLNNFLLVSAFFLDGLANAAQQLCGRAFGARDARGFADSTRLVLLWGVGFALVVSVLFALFGPALINLMTTSEDVRRYAREFLAFVILAPLPGVFAFGFDGIYVGATWAREMRNLMLASLAIFLAAWWALSAFGNTGLWIALLGFYVARGGLQGLRYPAQFRKTFKTA encoded by the coding sequence ATGCACGCACCCATTCACCCGAAGATCACGACCCGCCAGGTGTTCGCCATCGCCGGTCCCGCGATGGTCGCCAACCTGACCACGCCGCTGATCGGCATCGTCTCGACCACGGCGATCGGCCGCCTCGACGATGCCGCGCTGCTCGGCGGGGTGGCGATGGCCTCGGTGATCTTCGATTGCCTGTTCTGGCTGTTCGCCTTCCTGCGCATGAGCACGCTGGCCTTCACCGCGCAGGCGCAGGGCGCGGGCGAGCCGCAGGAATATGCCGCGATCCTGGTGCGCGGCTTCATCGTCGCCGGCCTGATCGGCGCCACGCTGATCGCGTTGCAGGTGCCGCTGGCCGCGGTCACATTCCAGCTGATGGGCGGCAGCGAAGGCGTCACGCGTGCGGCCAAGACGTACTTCATGATCCGGATCTGGTCGGCGCCGCTGGCGCTCGCCAACTACGTCATCCTGGGCTGGCTGGTCGGGCAGGCGCGCGCCAATCTGGCGCTGGCGCTGCAGATCGTGATCAACCTGATCAACATGGCCGCAACCGTGCTGCTGGTGCAGGTCTACGGCGCCGGCATCGCCGGTGCCGCGATCGCCGCCGTGCTTGCCGAGACGACCGGTTTCGCCGTCGGCATCGTGGTGGCGTGGCGGATCTCGCAAACAGGCTTTGCCGTTCCTGCGGCCACGCTGTTCGACCGCGGCAAGCTGATGCGCATGCTGGCCGTCAATCGCGACATCATGGTCCGCACCGCGGCGCTGATCGTCGTGTTCCTGTTCTTCACCGCGAAGGGCGCGCGCGAAGGCGACGTCACGCTGGCGGCGAACTCGGTGCTGAACAATTTCCTGCTGGTGAGCGCCTTCTTCCTCGACGGCCTCGCCAACGCCGCCCAACAGCTCTGCGGCCGCGCTTTCGGCGCGCGCGACGCACGCGGCTTTGCCGATTCGACCCGGCTGGTGCTGCTGTGGGGTGTCGGCTTTGCGCTGGTCGTCTCGGTGCTGTTCGCGCTGTTCGGACCGGCGCTGATCAACCTGATGACAACAAGCGAGGACGTGCGCCGCTATGCGCGCGAGTTCCTGGCGTTCGTGATCCTGGCACCTCTGCCCGGTGTGTTCGCCTTCGGCTTCGACGGCATCTATGTCGGCGCGACCTGGGCGCGCGAGATGCGCAATTTGATGCTAGCCTCGCTCGCGATCTTCCTCGCCGCCTGGTGGGCGCTCAGCGCATTCGGCAACACCGGGCTGTGGATCGCGCTGCTCGGCTTCTACGTCGCGCGCGGCGGCCTGCAGGGCCTGCGCTATCCGGCGCAGTTCAGGAAAACGTTCAAGACTGCGTAG